From the genome of bacterium:
TCCCACTCCCTCTTTGATTCCGCGGGACAGGCGGCCAATATTGGTAACAAAGATATCATCACCTACAAGCTGGATTTTTTTGCCTAAACGATCTGTTAAGGCCTTCCATCCCTCCCAGTCATCCTCGGCTAATCCGTCTTCGATTGACTTTATCGGGTATTTTTCCACAAGTCTTTGGTAATAATCTATTAACGATTCATAATCCAGTGCACCTTTCTCTGTTTTTAAAACATATTGCCCTGTTTTTCCTATTTTCTTATAAAACTCAGAAGCCGCTGAATCAAGCGCGATAAATACATCTTTTCCCGCTTTATACCCTGCAGACTCTATCGCCTCCATAATATATAGAATTGCTTCTTCATTTGATCCTAAATCCGGCGCAAACCCGCCCTCATCCCCAACGGAGGTTTTTAACCCTTTCTTTTTAAGAACTTCTTTAAGTTTATGAAAAATCTCTGTTCCTATACGCAAACAATTTGAAAAATTCGGCGCTCCCACAGGCATAATCATAAATTCCTGGACATCAAGATTGTTGTCCGCGTGCCGGCCGCCGTTTAAGATATTCATCATGGGAATGGGTAAAAGTGACGCATTGGTGCCACCGATATACCGGTATAGCGGGATTTTAAGAAAATTTGCGGACGCCCTGGCACAGGCAAGGGATACGGCTAAAATCGCGTTCGCTCCAAGAGCGCCCTTATTTTCAGTTCCATCCAATGCAATCAACATCTCATCAATGTCTCTCTGGTTCAAAACACTCATTCCTATCAATTTCGGGGCAATAATTTCATTGATATTCTCAACTGCTTTTAAAACACCCTTGCCGTTGTATCTTTTTTTGTCACCGTCACGCAGTTCAACCGCTTCGTGTTCGCCTGTGGACGCGCCTGAGGGCACTGCCGCCCAGCCCCTGGCGCCGTTTAAAAGAGCTATTTCACATTCTACTGTCGGGTTCCCGCGGGAGTCCAGAATTTCACGAGCCTTTAAATCAATGATTTCTGACATCTTTTCCTCCTTTTCTTCTTTTACCCCGAAGAGCAACAATCAAAGCAGCAATTCCAAGAAGAAACTGGCCAATTCCTCCAAAATCCCAATTGATATTCATACTTCTCCTCCCTGTATACCTTCGGATTGAAAAATATTTTTGTTTTAAATCAATCGTATATAAGTAAGAGATTATAACACCCTTTTTAATTAAAAACAAGCATTGTTTTACCAAAATTATCGGCAGATTTTAGTATTTTCTGAAAGACGAAATTATATTATCAATAAAGGTTTTTTACCCAATTATCAATGATCTCAAAGACTTCATTTTGCCTGGGGTTTTCGAGTGTGGTAAGTATATGCGACGGGCTGTCGATAAAAACAAGTTTTTTGTCTTTCGAACCTGTTTTTTCATAAATATATTCAGAGCTTTCTGGTTTAATGGTTTTATCGTTTTTAGACTGGATAATTAAAACAGGCTGGTTTACGTCCTTTAATTCTTTTTTGACAACTTTACTTAATTTATAAACTTCATGAACAGCGGACACCGCTCTGTTTTCATAATAATAAGGTTTTAACTTGTCCGGCAGGGGTCTTTTGTTATATTTAATAAAATACTTTCCAACCGGACTTAAAACAATTTTCCAGTCCGCGAAAAATACCGCGCTCGCGAGGGAAACTATTCCTTTGAGTCCGGGTTTATTTACGGCAAGATGCAGGGCGAGGTCCCCGCCAGTTGAAAAACCCGCAACAATCACATTATCTCCTAAAAGTTTTGCAAGCTCATATGCGTCTTCAACCGATTGGTACCAGTCTTCCCATTTAATTTTAAGCAAATCCTCTTCTTTTGTCCCGTGACCCTCGAGAAGCAACCCGTAAACGTTATACCCTTTTTCATATAAATATTCTCCAAGGTCCCTCATTTCCCATGGGCTCGCGGTAAACCCGTGAATCAATAAAAACACGGTCTTTGTTTTTTTCTCATGAGTGTATAAAAAAGGCCCGTTGTCTTTATTGCGCAGCCTTTCCTGTATTAAAGAAAGCTCCTGCTGGAACCTGAGCTCCGCGAGCTGGACTTCAGAAAAGTTTTTTTCATCAACCAGGTTCTCCTGGGCTAAAAGATTGAAATTCAGGCATGATAAAAACAATAAAACATGTAACAGTATTTTTTTAAATATTTTCATAAATTTATCACCCCAGCCTCTTCTTAAATCTCATGGCGCTTATTGTTATAACTATGACCCCGAAAATAACAAGAGCGAGTATCTGCGGCCATAGAATACCAAAACCATTTCCTTTAAGAAATATTCCCCTGATTATTATAATAAAATATCTAAGTGGCGTAAGATATGTAAGGTATTGAAAGAATAAAGGCATATTTTCTATAGGGAACGTAAAACCCGAAAGCATCATGGCAGGGTTGTTAAAAAGGTTCATAAGCATCATCGCCTGCTGCTGAGTTTTTGCCACAGTAGATATAAAAAGTCCTATTCCAAGGGCGGGCAAAAGATACGCCGCCGTGCCGAGAGCCAAAAGCGGTATCGAGCCTTTAATCGGGATCCTGAACCAGAGCACCCCAACAATCAAAACAAGAACCATGTCCAGGAAACCCACGATAGCGAACGGGATTGTCTTCCCGAGGATCAATTCAAAAGGTTTGATGGGCGTGACCATCAACTGTTCCATTGTTCCGATCTCTCTTTCCCTGACAATGGCCGTGGATGTGAGGCTCAGGCAGGTTAACAAAATAATCGACGCCATCACGCCCGGCACAAAATAATTCCGGCTTTTTAATTCAGGATTATACCAGGCCCTTGTCCGGAAGTCTATTTTTGAAAGCCCGGATTTAACAGTTTCACCGGTTAAATCAAGCGAATATTTTGAGACGATCCTGTTGATGTATCCCATTGCCACGATCGCGGTGTTGGAATCGGTCCCGTCAAATATTATCTGAATATCCGCCGGGATTTTCCTCCTCAAATCTTTTGAAAATCCGCTGTTAATCTGCATCGCGCAGGTAACCTTCCCCCGGTCCAGCAAATCCCTGATTTCATTCGTCGATTCAGGAAGATACTTAACGGTAAAATAGCCTGATGATTCCATCCGCCTCACAAGCTCCCTGCTTTCTCGCGATTTATCAAGGTCGTAAAGCGCCATTGAAACGTTTCTCACATCGAGGCTCACGACATACCCGAAAAGCATGAGCTGGATTACCGGCGGGGCAACCAGAAAAAACCTCAGCCGTTTATTTCTTAAAACCTGTATAAATTCTTTTTTTACCAGATGTTTAATTCGTTCGAACATGATTATTGCATTTTCTTTTTAAATTTCTTGTTCGCGAAAGCGAAAATACCGGCCGCGAAAACAGTCAATAAAAATGCTTCAAAACCCAGTATTTTCAAGGTGTTTCCTTTCAGGAATATCCCTTTTAAAATTGTGACAAAATATCTCGCGGGAACTGCGCGCGATATAAGCTGGAGTAGCCACGGCATATTGGGAATGGAAAAAACAAAGCCGGACAATAAGTACGCCGGGAGAAATGTTGAAAGCATCGCTATCTGCGTCGCCACCTGCTGCGACGGGCCTGCAATCACAGAGATAACTATTCCCTGGCTTATACCGCCGAAAAGGAAAATACCCGACAAAAGCAGGAGAAGAGAAACACTTCCCTTCATGGGAATATGGAACAGGAAAATCCCGAGAAAAACCGAAAAAATAAAATCCGTGAAACCGATGGTATAATATGGAATCAATTTCCCGATTATAAGCTCCGATGTCTTTACAGGCGTTGAAATCAACTGCTCCATTGTGCCCCGTTCCCATTCTTTGGCAATAGTCAGGGAAGTAAGAAGCGCGATGATAACGGACATTATTAAAACAATAAGCCCCGGTATTATGAAATTTTTTGAACGAAGTTCGGGGTTATACCAGAACCGCATGCGGGCATCAATCAGGGAAACCACCCGTCTTCCGCTTACCCTCTGGGAATACATCTCCGCTATGGCTGAAACATATCCCTGGATAATGCTTGCCGTGTTTGAGTCGCTTCCGTCAATGATTACCCCGACCTGCACATCTCTATCTGTCTTTGTTTTTTTCGAAAAATCAGATGGGATTATTATCGCCACCCTTGCCTTGCCCGAATCGATATATTTATCTATTTCGGAATAATTTTCAATATATGAAACCACCTGAAAATAACCCGAATCGATAAATTCTTTTATTAAATCGCGGCTTACGCTTGTTTTGTCCTGGTCGTAAACAACAGTCTTTACGTCTTTTATGTCGAAGGTCAGCGCGAAACCGAACATAAGAAGAAGCATCAGAGGCGTTAAAAAAGCGACGGCCAGGCTGAACGGGTCACGGCCTATCTGGATAAATTCTTTCTTTGCTATTGCTTTAATGCGGCGAATGTTCATAATATTTTATTTGTAGGGGCACAAAATTTTGTGCCCCTACCTTTATGCCATTTCAATCAATGTCACAAATACATCCTCAAGTGACGGAACAATTTTTTCAATTCTGAAAGGGAGGGATAATCCCGTTTCTTTTAAAATTTTTTCGATTTTCGGAATATGTGATTCGTAATTTTCAATTACAACATGGAGCAAACTGCCGAAAACCGCTGTTTCATAACCATTTTTAATCAACACATCCATGGCTTCAATTAATTTATCAACCTTTAATTCCAGGACATCCCGCTTCATGTATTTATGCCTCATTTCGGTGGGCCTTCCCTCCGCGATAATCCTGCCGCGGTAAATCAACGCCAGCCTGTCACAATAATCAGCCTCATCCATATAGTGCGTGGTAACAAAAATCGTCGTCCCCGTTTTGGATAACCTGCCTATTAGCCCCCAGAAATTCCGTCTCGAAACCGGGTCAACGCCGGATGTCGGTTCGTCAAGAAACAATATCGACGGTTCATGTATTACCGCGCATCCAAGCGCAAGCCTCTGTTTAAAACCTCCGGCCAATGTCGCCGTCATGTTCTTTCTCCTGTCTTTAATCCCCGCCATTTCCAGGACCCATTCTCTGCGTTCAGATAATACCCTGTTTTTGACACCGTAAACCCCGCCGAAAAAATTTATGTTTTCTTCCACCGTAAGATCATTATAAAGTGAAAATTTCTGGGACATGTATCCGATATTTTTTCTGATTTCTTCCGCTTCAGAAATTATATCATGTCCTCCAACATGTCCCGTGCCGGACGTCGGCAGCAACAACCCGCAAAGCATTTTAATGGTCGTCGATTTACCCGCACCGTTCGGTCCCAAAAACCCGAACACCTCGCCTTCTTTCACGGATAGGCTGATATTATCGACTGCGCTAAAATCACCGAAGTTACGGGTTAAATTGTTGAGCTCCACAGCAATGTTTTTTTCACGCATTTTAATTTATAAAACGATTAAAACCGTCCAAGCTGTTCAAACGGTTTAAACGGATTAAACGGTTATTTCCCATCCACCATCGAAATAAACACATCTTCAAGCGAAGGGATTATTTCCCTCTGCCCTTCTATATTAATATTTTTCGATTTTAAATCGGAAATAACTTTTTCAAACACTTCCTTTTTTTCAGCAATAATATGGAGCCTGTCTCCATACGCGCTTATCCTTATAATTCCCTGGGTCTTTTTGATAATTTCCGCCGCGGAGAGGGGCGAATCCACCCAAACCTCCATCATCGGCTTTTTAAGGGACTGCCTGATACGTGAAGGTTCATCAACGACTAAAATCCTTCCTTTGTTAATCAAAGCGACACGGCTGCACCGTTCCGCCTCGTCAAGATAAGACGTTGAAACAAAAACCGATATCCCTTCTTTTAAAAGGCCGTATAATATCCTCCAGAAATCCCTTCTCGAAACAGGGTCGACGCCGTTTGTCGGTTCATCAAGAAATAAAACCTCGGGCGTGTGAATAAGAGTGCATGCCAGCCCCAGTTTTTGTTTCATCCCGCCGGAAAGGTCACCCGCGAGCCGGCTTTTAAACGGAAACAGATTACTGAATTCCAGTAATTTTTTAATCCTTGACGGGCGTTCACTGGGGGGGACAGTGTAAAGGTCCGCGTAGAAATCCATATTTTCCATAACAGTCAAATCTTCATAAAGCCCGAAACGCTGGGACATATAACCGATTTTTTCTTTGACTTTTTCGGGATCTTTTAATATCGAAAAACCGCTTATCCACGCCTCTCCTTCAGTCGGTTCCATTATGGAAGTCAAAAGCCTCATCGTCGTGGTTTTGCCCGCGCCGTCCGGCCCGACAAGCCCGAAAAGTTCGCCGCGTTTCACTTCCAGGCTGATTTTGTCGATAGCAGTATTTTCCCCGAACTTTTTTGTGAGATTAAGTGTTTTGATAGCAATGTGTTCCATCTGAAACCGTTCAAGCGGTTTAAACGGTTTAAACCGTTTAAACAGTTCACTTATCGAGGATTATCTTCACATCCGCCGGCATGCCAGGTTTAAGTTCATTATCAATATTTTTGACGCTTACCTTCACGCCGAAAACAAGTTTTATCCGTTCCTCTTTTGTCTGTATATTTTTGGGGGTAAACTCGGCCTCGGATGAAATATTGGTAACAACACCCTCGTATTCCTTCCCGGGATATGAATCTGTCGTTACTTTCGCCTTTTGCCCCAGTTTCACCAAACCGAGTTTTGTTTCTTTGACATAAATTTTCACATTTGCGTTCATGAGGTCGCCTACCGTGTAAACAGAACCGCCTGAACCGGCGGTCTCCCCGACCTCAACATATTTTTTCAATATCACACCCGTTATCGGTGTATATAAAATTGTGTCTTTTAAGCGTTCTTCGGAAACAGAAAGCACCGCCTTCGCCTGTTCCACGCGGTATTGCGCGGCCCGGACTTCTTCTTTTCTCGCGCCTTCTTTTACAAGGCTGTATTTCTCCTTCGCGTTTTCGAACGACTTTCTTGCCTGTTCAACCCTGTGTTCCGCCGCCTCTATCGTTTCTTTCCTTGCGCCCTCTTTTACAAGGCTGTATTTTTCTCTCGCGTTTTCCAAGGCTTTTTTTGCCTGTTCAAACCGCTGTTCATAGGCCTTTATTTCCTCCTGCCTCGCACCCTCTTTAATAAGGCTGAATTTTTCTTTAGCGTTTTTATACTGCGCGGCACGGGTATCATACACATTTTTTACCGCGTCAAACTGGGACAACGATACCGCACCGTTTTTGTATAATACTTCAGCTCTTTCATAATCTTTTTTCGCTTTTTCAAATTCCGAGCCGGCTGAATCAAGGTTTAATTTCGCCTGTTCAATTTCCTGCGGCCTCGCCCCCGTCCTTAATTCATCCAGTTTTGCCTTTGCTTCGGACAGGCCTGCCTCCGCGGATTCCATGTTAAGTTTTGCCTGTTCAATCTCCTGCGGCCTCGCCCCGGCTTTCAATTCCTCAAGACGGGCCTTTGACTCGGATAAAGCCGCCTCCGCGGACTCCATGTTAAGTTTTGCCTGTTCAATCTCCTGCGGCCTCGCCCCGGCTTTCAACTCTTCCAATCTGACCATTGCCTCGTTTAATAACGCTTTATTTTGTAAAACAATAGCGGCTGATTCCGCATTGTCAAGCCGCGCGAGTTTATCTCCTTTATTAACATTTTGCCCTTCTTCCGCGAAAAGCTCCGCGATCCTGCCGGCAGACTTGAAACCTAAATTTACTTCTGTAATCTCCACATTGCCTGACGCGGAAATCGCCCCTTTTTCCAGGCGGTTGCGGATATAAGTTGTAATTGAAATAATTAAGATTATTCCTGAAAGAACAATCCCGAATATAATAAATTTTTTCTTCACCCTCATTCCTCCCCGATTACCTTCCACAAATACGCTATCGCAATCTGTTTGTCATAAAGCGCCTGGTAATAACTTGTTTCGGCGGACAAAAGTGCGGACTGGGCGTCAAGAACATCCGTGTTTATACCGCCGCCTGTCTCATATTTTAAACGCTCTATCCTTAAAGTTTCTTTCGCTGATTCAACCATTTTTAATGTAACCTCTATCCGTTCCCCGGCGGTTTCAATGTTACGATAGGCATTTTTTACTTCACGGATTATATTCAATCTTAATAACCGCTCTTCTTCTTTTGCCTTTTCCCATTCCCCGGTTTCTTTATTGATGTCCGACTTTATAATCCCCCAGTCGAAAAGAGGCATGGAAAGCCTCAAACCTATATTCCAGTTTTCCCTGAATTTCAAATTATCCCCTGATTTATCCCCGTATTCGCCGGCAATCAAAATATCAGGATATCTTCTTCCCCTTGCTATCTTTACTCTTTCATCGCAAATAGTCTTCTTCTTCAAAACAGAATTATAATCAGGCCTCTGAAAAAATGCCTTATTAAGGCCTGCTTCAAAAGGGGGGTATTCCTCATCCTCGGGGATTTCATAAACAATCAAAATTTTCCTGTCCATATTATCCATCCCCATTAGTGCTTTCAGAAATTCATATAGACTTTCCACGCTGTTCTTTATTACCAGTCTGTTTTCCCTGGTTTTTGAAAGCTCTACCTCAGTCCTTAAAAAATCCACTTGAGCGGCGCTGCCGGTTTTAACAGAAAGTTCAACATTCTTCTTATGTTCCTCAAGCTGTTTTACCGAGGCCTCGTTTGCTTCTAAAAGTTTTTTAAACTGTGAAATTTTATAATACACGCTTTTAAGGTTATAAATAAGTTCCTGCCTTGTCATAGTAAAATTATCTTCAGCGATGGATTTTTTCATTTCTGTAATATAGACATTTCCTGAAAGCTGCCCTCCTTTAAATAACGGAAGTCTGAAAGTAATACCGGCATCGTATATTTTTGTATCAACATCCGGCAGATCGCCCGAAACACCGGGGACAAAAGGTGTTACAGGCGTAAAGTAACGAAACTTCGTATAACCGCCGTTAAAATCAAGCTTGAACAGCCTTTCCGCCCGGGAAGATTTAAGGTTAAAATATTCTATTTCCACTTCTTTTTTCGCGGATATAATTCCCGGATTATTTTTTAATGCATATTCAATAACCGATTTCAGAGTGTATTTTTCCTCACCTTGTTCTTCTGCCGTTAAATAAATCTTTAAAAGCAAGAGGAATAATACGAAAAAAGCAAACACCGGCGTTTTTTTATATTGACAACAGTATATATAAAACCTTTTTTTCATAATAATATGTTTTTTAAACTGTATTTCGATTATACGGTTTATTTCGCGTGGTTGTCAAGATTAGAATTTTTATATATACTTTAATCAATTAATTTAGTAAAATTTTTCTATGCTTTTTATAAAACTTTTTTTAGAATTTTTCAAGATAGGGCTATTTACTTTCGGCGGCGGGTACGCCATGATTCCCTTAATAGAAAAAGAAATCGTAAATAAATATCACTGGATAACCGCGGAACAATTCATTGACATCGTCGCAATTGCCGAAATGACCCCCGGCCCTCTTGCCATTAACTCCGCCACATTCGTCGGATATAAAGTTGCCGGCTTTCGGGGGGCGGTGTTTGCGACATTCGGCGTAGTTCTGCCTTCTTTTTTATTAATTTGGGCCATTGCCACGGTTTTTTCTTCATTCCAGGACAACCAAATAGTCCAGGCGGCTTTTAAAGGTTTAAAACCGGCAGTACTTGGCCTTATAATCATCGCCGCCATGAGTGTCGGAAGAGTCTCCATTTCGGGATATAAATCAGTTATTATCCTTATTTCCGTTATAGTTGGAATCTGG
Proteins encoded in this window:
- a CDS encoding alpha/beta fold hydrolase, whose amino-acid sequence is MKIFKKILLHVLLFLSCLNFNLLAQENLVDEKNFSEVQLAELRFQQELSLIQERLRNKDNGPFLYTHEKKTKTVFLLIHGFTASPWEMRDLGEYLYEKGYNVYGLLLEGHGTKEEDLLKIKWEDWYQSVEDAYELAKLLGDNVIVAGFSTGGDLALHLAVNKPGLKGIVSLASAVFFADWKIVLSPVGKYFIKYNKRPLPDKLKPYYYENRAVSAVHEVYKLSKVVKKELKDVNQPVLIIQSKNDKTIKPESSEYIYEKTGSKDKKLVFIDSPSHILTTLENPRQNEVFEIIDNWVKNLY
- a CDS encoding ABC transporter permease, whose translation is MFERIKHLVKKEFIQVLRNKRLRFFLVAPPVIQLMLFGYVVSLDVRNVSMALYDLDKSRESRELVRRMESSGYFTVKYLPESTNEIRDLLDRGKVTCAMQINSGFSKDLRRKIPADIQIIFDGTDSNTAIVAMGYINRIVSKYSLDLTGETVKSGLSKIDFRTRAWYNPELKSRNYFVPGVMASIILLTCLSLTSTAIVREREIGTMEQLMVTPIKPFELILGKTIPFAIVGFLDMVLVLIVGVLWFRIPIKGSIPLLALGTAAYLLPALGIGLFISTVAKTQQQAMMLMNLFNNPAMMLSGFTFPIENMPLFFQYLTYLTPLRYFIIIIRGIFLKGNGFGILWPQILALVIFGVIVITISAMRFKKRLG
- a CDS encoding ABC transporter ATP-binding protein; the protein is MREKNIAVELNNLTRNFGDFSAVDNISLSVKEGEVFGFLGPNGAGKSTTIKMLCGLLLPTSGTGHVGGHDIISEAEEIRKNIGYMSQKFSLYNDLTVEENINFFGGVYGVKNRVLSERREWVLEMAGIKDRRKNMTATLAGGFKQRLALGCAVIHEPSILFLDEPTSGVDPVSRRNFWGLIGRLSKTGTTIFVTTHYMDEADYCDRLALIYRGRIIAEGRPTEMRHKYMKRDVLELKVDKLIEAMDVLIKNGYETAVFGSLLHVVIENYESHIPKIEKILKETGLSLPFRIEKIVPSLEDVFVTLIEMA
- a CDS encoding efflux RND transporter periplasmic adaptor subunit; the encoded protein is MKKKFIIFGIVLSGIILIISITTYIRNRLEKGAISASGNVEITEVNLGFKSAGRIAELFAEEGQNVNKGDKLARLDNAESAAIVLQNKALLNEAMVRLEELKAGARPQEIEQAKLNMESAEAALSESKARLEELKAGARPQEIEQAKLNMESAEAGLSEAKAKLDELRTGARPQEIEQAKLNLDSAGSEFEKAKKDYERAEVLYKNGAVSLSQFDAVKNVYDTRAAQYKNAKEKFSLIKEGARQEEIKAYEQRFEQAKKALENAREKYSLVKEGARKETIEAAEHRVEQARKSFENAKEKYSLVKEGARKEEVRAAQYRVEQAKAVLSVSEERLKDTILYTPITGVILKKYVEVGETAGSGGSVYTVGDLMNANVKIYVKETKLGLVKLGQKAKVTTDSYPGKEYEGVVTNISSEAEFTPKNIQTKEERIKLVFGVKVSVKNIDNELKPGMPADVKIILDK
- a CDS encoding ABC transporter ATP-binding protein; protein product: MEHIAIKTLNLTKKFGENTAIDKISLEVKRGELFGLVGPDGAGKTTTMRLLTSIMEPTEGEAWISGFSILKDPEKVKEKIGYMSQRFGLYEDLTVMENMDFYADLYTVPPSERPSRIKKLLEFSNLFPFKSRLAGDLSGGMKQKLGLACTLIHTPEVLFLDEPTNGVDPVSRRDFWRILYGLLKEGISVFVSTSYLDEAERCSRVALINKGRILVVDEPSRIRQSLKKPMMEVWVDSPLSAAEIIKKTQGIIRISAYGDRLHIIAEKKEVFEKVISDLKSKNINIEGQREIIPSLEDVFISMVDGK
- a CDS encoding TolC family protein; protein product: MLLKIYLTAEEQGEEKYTLKSVIEYALKNNPGIISAKKEVEIEYFNLKSSRAERLFKLDFNGGYTKFRYFTPVTPFVPGVSGDLPDVDTKIYDAGITFRLPLFKGGQLSGNVYITEMKKSIAEDNFTMTRQELIYNLKSVYYKISQFKKLLEANEASVKQLEEHKKNVELSVKTGSAAQVDFLRTEVELSKTRENRLVIKNSVESLYEFLKALMGMDNMDRKILIVYEIPEDEEYPPFEAGLNKAFFQRPDYNSVLKKKTICDERVKIARGRRYPDILIAGEYGDKSGDNLKFRENWNIGLRLSMPLFDWGIIKSDINKETGEWEKAKEEERLLRLNIIREVKNAYRNIETAGERIEVTLKMVESAKETLRIERLKYETGGGINTDVLDAQSALLSAETSYYQALYDKQIAIAYLWKVIGEE
- the eno gene encoding phosphopyruvate hydratase — its product is MSEIIDLKAREILDSRGNPTVECEIALLNGARGWAAVPSGASTGEHEAVELRDGDKKRYNGKGVLKAVENINEIIAPKLIGMSVLNQRDIDEMLIALDGTENKGALGANAILAVSLACARASANFLKIPLYRYIGGTNASLLPIPMMNILNGGRHADNNLDVQEFMIMPVGAPNFSNCLRIGTEIFHKLKEVLKKKGLKTSVGDEGGFAPDLGSNEEAILYIMEAIESAGYKAGKDVFIALDSAASEFYKKIGKTGQYVLKTEKGALDYESLIDYYQRLVEKYPIKSIEDGLAEDDWEGWKALTDRLGKKIQLVGDDIFVTNIGRLSRGIKEGVGNSILIKVNQIGTLTETIEAVEMAKKAGYTAVISHRSGETEDSFIADLSVALNAGQIKTGSLCRTDRVCKYNQLLRIESELKGSGVFAGEKVFYNLK
- a CDS encoding ABC transporter permease — encoded protein: MNIRRIKAIAKKEFIQIGRDPFSLAVAFLTPLMLLLMFGFALTFDIKDVKTVVYDQDKTSVSRDLIKEFIDSGYFQVVSYIENYSEIDKYIDSGKARVAIIIPSDFSKKTKTDRDVQVGVIIDGSDSNTASIIQGYVSAIAEMYSQRVSGRRVVSLIDARMRFWYNPELRSKNFIIPGLIVLIMSVIIALLTSLTIAKEWERGTMEQLISTPVKTSELIIGKLIPYYTIGFTDFIFSVFLGIFLFHIPMKGSVSLLLLLSGIFLFGGISQGIVISVIAGPSQQVATQIAMLSTFLPAYLLSGFVFSIPNMPWLLQLISRAVPARYFVTILKGIFLKGNTLKILGFEAFLLTVFAAGIFAFANKKFKKKMQ
- a CDS encoding chromate transporter — its product is MLFIKLFLEFFKIGLFTFGGGYAMIPLIEKEIVNKYHWITAEQFIDIVAIAEMTPGPLAINSATFVGYKVAGFRGAVFATFGVVLPSFLLIWAIATVFSSFQDNQIVQAAFKGLKPAVLGLIIIAAMSVGRVSISGYKSVIILISVIVGIWIFKFHPILVLFISIAMGIVFFR